One Pagrus major chromosome 11, Pma_NU_1.0 genomic region harbors:
- the tmem47 gene encoding transmembrane protein 47, whose amino-acid sequence MASSVSGTEEVRVSALTPLKLVGLVCVFLALCLDVGAVLSPAWVTADDQYYLSMWVSCWKPVSSMEWSCNSTLTTDWQIATLALLLGGAALTLLSFLVALISLCLSSRSRCYRPVAVMLFSAVVLQVCSLVLFPIKFIETVSLRVYHEFNWGYGLAWGSTIFSFGGAILYCLNPKNYEDYY is encoded by the exons ATGGCTTCATCCGTGAGCGGCACAGAGGAGGTCCGGGTGTCGGCGTTGACGCCCCTGAAGTTGGTGGGACTGGTGTGCGTGTTTCTCGCCCTGTGCCTGGATGTCGGGGCCGTACTGAGCCCGGCGTGGGTCACGGCGGATGACCAGTACTACCTGTCCATGTGGGTGTCCTGCTGGAAGCCCGTCAGCTCCATGGAGTGGTCCTGCAACAGCACGCTGACCACCG aCTGGCAGATCGCCACACTGGCCCTGCTGTTGGGGGGAGCGGCCCTCACTCTGCTCTCCTTCCTCGTGGCGCTGATCTCCCTGTGCCTCAGCTCCAGGAGTCGCTGCTACAGGCCTGTGGCTGTCATGCTGTTTTCTGCAG TGGTGCTCCAGGTGTGCAGCTTGGTTCTGTTTCCCATCAAGTTCATTGAGACGGTCAGCCTGAGAGTGTACCACGAGTTTAACTGGGGCTACGGCCTGGCCTGGGGATCCACCATCTTCTCTTTCGGAGGAGCCATCCTCTACTGCCTCAACCCCAAGAACTACGAAGACTACTACTAA
- the tab3 gene encoding TGF-beta-activated kinase 1 and MAP3K7-binding protein 3, whose translation MAQGGSQLDYHILQDLKQRFPEIPEGVVSQCLLQNNNNLDLCCHLLAQESNRYLYGEFHHSPEEGRLSRNHMLHISLGYPGSDANKANGGAAGAGRSLVHSTSDSHIEPQRPSYPEPLSAPATMAPSPGYNPFFMNDQSRSASTPTPPPTMQGMSPTYSPVPRYTMNPITVTLSQSIPNVPQALQIPPGHYANSTNTTLYIRPSPSQSPQPAPWSSSGPPVYQHQQSPYSTPTYGSPYSSPQHQVQPPQPQPQPQPQHQQYVFLPISSPTLPSLPYHHQQQSQQQPAVYRPYHTKSPLKNQIEITLEGPRPRSNSPVHTAHPQGALYMANSPSPSSPSRGITMSGPSGPASFHPGMFLQHQGPARPRPASSPQPGQSAYTFKIKVSQGGQAQRPLSSPPVAEAESLLNIVDQGAHNAAPAPILPISALPGNVANQLQQMPRRSSSGSDDYAYTQALLLHQRARMERLLKELLLEKQKLEHLKADVNNMEYDALQRRFRRVNSTSLIPRPEEMTRLRSLNRQLQIDIDCTLKETDLLQSRGKFDPKAMSNFYDNIQPGPVVPPKPGRKEVEQGSKPVPGPQRDEDFEGAQWNCESCTFLNHPALNRCEQCEMPRYT comes from the exons ATGGCGCAGGGAGGCTCTCAGCTCGACTACCACATCCTGCAGGACCTCAAGCAGCGTTTCCCAGAGATCCCAGAGGGGGTAGTGTCACAGTGCCTTCTGCag aacaacaacaacctggatctctgctgccacctgctggctcAGGAGAGTAATCGATACCTGTATGGCGAGTTCCATCACAGTCCAGAGGAGGGCCGACTGAGCCGAAACCACATGCTACACATTAGCCTGGGCTACCCGGGCTCAGATGCAAACAAGGCAAATGGAGGCGCAGCAGGAGCCGGGCGCTCCCTCGTGCACAGCACCAGTGACAGTCATATCGAACCCCAGCGGCCCAGCTACCCTGAGCCACTGTCGGCCCCTGCCACCATGGCCCCCTCCCCTGGTTACAATCCTTTCTTTATGAACGATCAGAGCCGGTCAGCTAGTACTCCCACCCCTCCACCCACAATGCAGGGCATGTCTCCCACATACTCCCCCGTCCCACGTTATACTATGAACCCTATAACAGTCACACTTTCGCAAAGTATTCCCAACGTCCCACAGGCTCTGCAGATCCCTCCTGGGCACTATGCTAACAGCACTAACACCACCTTGTATATTCGACCCTCACCCTCCCAGAGCCCCCAGCCAGCGCCCTGGTCCTCCTCAGGGCCGCCTGTATATCAGCATCAGCAGTCCCCCTACAGCACGCCCACATATGGTTCACCTTATAGCTCCCCGCAGCATCAGGTACAGCCACCACAACCACAGCCCCAGCCGCAACCCCAGCACCAGCAATATGTCTTCCTTCCCATTAGCTCCCCAACTCTTCCCAGCCTGCCCTACCATCACCAGCAGCAATCCCAGCAACAGCCAGCAGTGTATAGGCCATACCACACAAAAAGCCCCCTCAAGAACCAGATAGAGATTACCCTGGAGGGTCCACGACCTCGCAGTAATTCACCTGTGCACACCGCCCACCCCCAAGGAGCGCTTTACATGGCCAACAGCCCCTCGCCCAGCTCCCCTTCGAGGGGCATCACTATGAGCGGACCTTCAGGCCCGGCATCCTTCCACCCCGGCATGTTCCTGCAGCATCAGGGTCCTGCAAGGCCTCGGCCCGCCTCCTCTCCTCAACCGGGCCAGTCAGCCTACACGTTCAAAATCAAAGTGTCCCAAGGAGGCCAGGCGCAGAGGCCGCTCAGCTCACCTCCTGTGGCAGAAGCAGAGTCTCTTCTCAACATAGTAGACCAAGGAGCGCACAACGCTGCCCCTGCACCCATCCTGCCCATCTCTGCTCTACCGGGGAATGTTGCCAATCAGCTTCAGCAAATGCCCCGACGTTCAAGCTCAGGCTCGGATGACTATGCCTACACACAAG CTCTGTTGCTCCACCAGCGGGCCAGGATGGAGCGTCTATTGAAGGAACTGCTGCTGGAGAAGCAGAAACTAGAGCATCTGAAGGCCGACGTCAACAATATGGAATATGACGCCCTTCAAAGACGCTTTCGACGAGTCAACTCCACCAGTCTTATACCCAGA CCTGAAGAGATGACCCGATTGCGGAGTCTGAACAGACAACTTCAGATTGATATCGACTGTACCCTGAAGGAGACCGATCTACTGCAGTCTAGag GGAAGTTTGACCCAAAAGCAATGAGCAACTTTTACGACAACATTCAGCCCGGTCCTGTAGTGCCACCCAAACCTGGGAGGAAAG AAGTGGAGCAGGGCTCCAAGCCAGTGCCGGGGCCCCAGAGGGACGAGGACTTCGAAGGGGCCCAGTGGAACTGTGAAAGCTGCACCTTCCTCAATCACCCTGCACTCAACCGCTGTGAACAGTGCGAGATGCCTCGCTACACCTGA